A genomic window from Pyxidicoccus trucidator includes:
- a CDS encoding RecQ family ATP-dependent DNA helicase: MVNMRAMPVALPYFEEAQQGLVRHFALTQFRPGQAQVISSVMSGRNTVVVMPTGAGKSLCYQLPATLLPGLTLVVSPLIALMKDQVEGLTARGIPATFINSSLSDLERAERMRRLRAREYKLLYVAPERFRSQSFLETVSEVGVDLLAVDEAHCISQWGHDFRPDYALLGQVRKRLRPPRTVALTATATPEVRADIVRVLLMKDPAQFAMGFDRPNLFLGKQEVGGDSDRHEACARLAALGGSGIIYCSTRRAAEGIFSELHRQGLKAMLYHAGMEDDARRQAQDTFMSTKDAVVVATNAFGMGIDKPDIRFVAHANIPRAVEAYYQEIGRAGRDGGDARAVLLFNHADVYTQERLIQSSHPSEAVFADVWNVLQSVEEFERGVYALAGTVNASEFEVSAALRILEREGRIERGGRGEGEHGITLTEKALAAHPHAADAQRLLKSLLETFPVGRQATTELPILARRTGLSVDEVRHALGLLEKSGAARVRRPFSGRSIRALERVPFRELGMDLSRVREQERQNLALLRRMTEYAYTDRDQKCRRSAILRYFGQQDAGDACGNCDVCAPEKMPQLLAAPPAASRPRGASSSAAPPVMNYSELASTELRRWRKDLSKDLGVAPFIIFNDATLLGLSAALPIDREAFLSVKGTGESRWERFGPKVVEICLMARAAGHEPQAVPATPPRVRKARVPRLG, translated from the coding sequence ATGGTGAACATGCGCGCGATGCCGGTGGCCCTGCCCTACTTCGAGGAAGCCCAGCAGGGACTGGTTCGCCACTTCGCCCTGACTCAGTTCCGGCCGGGGCAGGCCCAGGTCATCTCCTCGGTGATGAGCGGGCGCAACACGGTGGTGGTGATGCCCACCGGCGCGGGCAAGAGCCTGTGCTACCAGCTGCCCGCCACGCTGCTGCCGGGGCTGACGCTGGTGGTGTCACCGCTGATTGCCCTGATGAAGGACCAGGTGGAGGGGCTCACCGCGCGCGGGATTCCGGCCACCTTCATCAACTCGTCCCTGTCGGACCTGGAGCGCGCGGAGCGGATGCGCCGGCTGCGCGCGCGCGAGTACAAGCTCCTGTACGTGGCGCCCGAGCGCTTCCGGAGCCAGAGCTTCCTGGAGACGGTGTCCGAGGTGGGCGTGGACCTGCTCGCCGTGGACGAGGCGCACTGCATCTCCCAGTGGGGCCACGACTTCCGGCCGGACTACGCGCTGCTGGGACAGGTGCGCAAGCGCCTGCGGCCGCCGCGCACGGTGGCGCTGACGGCCACGGCCACGCCCGAGGTGCGAGCGGACATCGTCCGTGTCCTGCTGATGAAGGACCCGGCGCAGTTCGCCATGGGGTTCGACCGCCCCAACCTCTTCCTCGGCAAGCAGGAGGTGGGAGGAGACTCGGACCGGCACGAGGCGTGCGCGCGGCTGGCGGCGCTGGGGGGCAGCGGCATCATCTACTGCTCCACGCGGCGTGCGGCGGAGGGCATCTTCTCCGAGCTGCACCGCCAGGGGCTGAAGGCGATGCTGTACCACGCGGGCATGGAGGACGACGCGCGCCGCCAGGCCCAGGACACGTTCATGTCCACGAAGGACGCGGTGGTGGTGGCCACCAATGCCTTCGGCATGGGCATCGACAAGCCGGACATCCGCTTCGTGGCCCACGCCAACATCCCCCGGGCGGTGGAGGCGTACTACCAGGAGATTGGCCGCGCGGGCCGCGACGGCGGGGACGCGCGGGCGGTGCTGCTCTTCAACCACGCGGACGTGTACACGCAGGAGCGCCTCATCCAGAGCAGCCACCCCTCGGAGGCGGTGTTCGCGGACGTGTGGAACGTGCTCCAGTCGGTGGAGGAGTTCGAGCGAGGCGTGTACGCGCTGGCGGGCACGGTGAATGCCAGCGAGTTCGAGGTGTCCGCGGCGCTGCGCATCCTCGAGCGTGAGGGAAGAATCGAGCGCGGTGGACGGGGCGAGGGCGAGCACGGAATCACGCTGACGGAGAAGGCCCTGGCCGCGCACCCGCATGCGGCGGACGCGCAGCGGCTCTTGAAGTCCCTGCTGGAGACGTTCCCCGTGGGGCGGCAGGCCACCACGGAGCTGCCGATTCTTGCCCGGCGCACGGGGCTGTCGGTGGACGAGGTGCGGCACGCGCTGGGCCTGCTGGAGAAGTCCGGCGCGGCGCGGGTACGGCGGCCATTCTCCGGGCGCTCCATCCGCGCGCTGGAGCGGGTGCCCTTCCGCGAGCTGGGCATGGACCTGAGCCGCGTGCGCGAGCAGGAGCGGCAGAACCTCGCGCTGCTGCGGCGGATGACGGAGTACGCGTACACGGACCGGGACCAGAAGTGCCGGCGCTCGGCGATTCTCCGGTACTTCGGCCAGCAGGACGCGGGGGATGCGTGTGGCAACTGCGACGTGTGCGCGCCGGAGAAGATGCCGCAGCTGCTCGCCGCCCCCCCGGCCGCGTCCCGGCCGCGCGGGGCCTCCTCGTCGGCGGCTCCGCCGGTGATGAACTACAGCGAGCTGGCCTCCACGGAGCTGCGCCGCTGGCGCAAGGATTTGTCGAAGGACTTGGGGGTGGCGCCCTTCATCATCTTCAACGACGCCACGCTGCTGGGGCTGTCGGCGGCGCTGCCCATCGACCGGGAGGCGTTCCTCTCGGTGAAGGGCACCGGGGAGAGCCGCTGGGAGCGCTTCGGGCCCAAGGTGGTGGAAATCTGCCTCATGGCACGCGCGGCGGGCCATGAGCCGCAGGCGGTGCCCGCGACTCCGCCCCGGGTGAGGAAGGCCCGCGTCCCGCGCCTGGGCTGA